TGTAGGGGCGTATCAATACGCCCCTACGAGTTTAACCAGCGCGCTGGCTCGATCAGGCTTACAGCAATCTTGTCTGCTGCGCGCCGTCGACTCTGCCGTTGCCCGCCGCGCCATCGGTGGCGGAGACAATATCCGCCGCCGCCTCAGCCGAGGACATCACCGCCGGGTTGCTCGACTCCTCGAACGGCTCGACCGACATCGCGGCTACTTCGTCGCCGGCTTTGAGATCCATGACGCGCACGCCCTGTGTCGAGCGGCCCAGGCATGAGATGCTGCTGGCGGCCAGCTTGATTACGATGCCCTGGCGCGTGATAAAGGTCAGGGTATCGTCCTCGGCCACGACCCGCGCCACCGCGATCTTGTCGCCGTCGCGCAGCCGCATAGTGATCACGCCGCCGGTCGCGCGGCCCTTGACCGGGTACTCCTCGACCTTGGTGCGCTTGCCCTGGCCCTTCTTGGTGACGACCAGCAGCGCCGACTCCGGTCGGGCCAGCTCCATGCCCACGACTTTATCGCCGCTGCCAAGGTTGATGCCCGTCACACCGCTGGCGGGACGGCCCATCGGTCGCACCTGGCTTTGCTTGAACCGAATCGTCTGGCCCGCGCGGGTAGTCATCAGCACGTCTTCGTCGCCGGTGCTCATGCGCACCCAGCGCAGCGAGTCGCCGTCTTCCAGCCCGATCGCGATCAGGCCATTCGAGCGAACGGAGGAGTACTCGTGCAGGATCGTGCGCTTGATCTTGCCGTTGACGGTCGCCATGACGAGATACTCGGCCTCGTCGAAGCTCGGCACCGGCAGCATCGTCGTCACCTGCTCGCCCGGCTCAAGCGAGATCAGGTTGACCAGCGGCAAGCCTTTGGCGGTCCTGCCAGCGTCAGGCACCTCATGCGCCTTGAGCTGGTAGACCTTGCCGCGATCGGTGAAGAAGAGCAGATCGTCCATGGTGTTGCAGGCGATCATGTGCTGCACCACGTCCTGCTCGCGGGTGGTCATGCCCTTGATGCCCTTGCCGCCGCGATTCTGCGGACGGTAGGTATCGGCGTTGACGCGCTTGATGTAGCCGCGATCGGTGATCGTCACGAGCACCTGCAAGTCGGGGATCAGATCCTCGGCTGAGATGTCGCCGGTCGCCTCGGCCATGATCCGCGTCCGACGCGCGTCGCCGTACTTTTCCTTGAGATACTGCAAGTCCTGCTTGATCAGGTACAGCACGCGGCGAGCGTTCGCCAGGATATCCTCCAGCTCGGCGATCAGCTTGATCACCTCGCGGTACTCGTCCTCGATCTTTTTGCGCTCCAGCGCGGCCAGCCGCCCAAGCTGCATCTCCAGGATCGCGTTCGACTGTGCCTCGCTCAGCTTGAAGTTGTGCATCAGGTTGTTGCGCGCGCTGTCGCGGGTGCGCGAGTTGCGGATCGTCGCGATCACCTCGTCCAGATGATCGAGCGCGATCTTCAGGCCTTCGAGGATATGTGCCCGAGCCCGCGCCTTTTCAAGCTCGTACTCGGTGCGCCGCCGGATCACCGTCTGCCGGTGCTCGATGTAATACTGAAGCACCTTCTTGAGCGTGAGCACGCGCGGCTGATTGCCCTCGACCAGCGCCAGCATGTTGACGCCGAAGGTGACTTGCAT
This DNA window, taken from Herpetosiphonaceae bacterium, encodes the following:
- the gyrA gene encoding DNA gyrase subunit A; protein product: MEIGIVRPINIDSEMRSAYLDYAMSVIVQRALPDVRDGLKPVQRRILYGMWDMGIRYNQSYKKCARIVGDVLGKMHPHGDVAVYDALARLAQEWNIRYPLVDGQGNFGSVDGDPPAAMRYTEARLSQVAEELLYDIDKHTVDFVPNFDGSYMQPSVLPAKLPNLLLNGAAGIAVGMATNIPPHNLSELCDAIIHLIDNPEATVEDLMRHVPGPDFPTGGVILGSEGIVNAYSTGKGHIVIRAKAHIEEAARGAYHIVVTELPYQVNKARLIERIAELVKERKIEGIRDVRDESDRTGIRLVIILKQDAQPRKVLNHLFKYTQMQVTFGVNMLALVEGNQPRVLTLKKVLQYYIEHRQTVIRRRTEYELEKARARAHILEGLKIALDHLDEVIATIRNSRTRDSARNNLMHNFKLSEAQSNAILEMQLGRLAALERKKIEDEYREVIKLIAELEDILANARRVLYLIKQDLQYLKEKYGDARRTRIMAEATGDISAEDLIPDLQVLVTITDRGYIKRVNADTYRPQNRGGKGIKGMTTREQDVVQHMIACNTMDDLLFFTDRGKVYQLKAHEVPDAGRTAKGLPLVNLISLEPGEQVTTMLPVPSFDEAEYLVMATVNGKIKRTILHEYSSVRSNGLIAIGLEDGDSLRWVRMSTGDEDVLMTTRAGQTIRFKQSQVRPMGRPASGVTGINLGSGDKVVGMELARPESALLVVTKKGQGKRTKVEEYPVKGRATGGVITMRLRDGDKIAVARVVAEDDTLTFITRQGIVIKLAASSISCLGRSTQGVRVMDLKAGDEVAAMSVEPFEESSNPAVMSSAEAAADIVSATDGAAGNGRVDGAQQTRLL